Proteins co-encoded in one Opitutus terrae PB90-1 genomic window:
- a CDS encoding nuclear transport factor 2 family protein yields the protein MKTTVRLLLFCCFWACGARAAAADDFAAVTAADRARIAATIAGDTLKLAELLSDDLRYAHADGRVQTKAQFISAVASNKVQYLSFTPEDVALQAIAPGVVAMQGGARLAARAEGQRHEFTLRFLAVWRQENDRWRLVAYQSAQLAAAPARRP from the coding sequence ATGAAGACCACCGTCCGCCTGCTCCTGTTCTGTTGCTTTTGGGCGTGTGGGGCGCGCGCCGCTGCAGCCGACGACTTTGCCGCGGTCACCGCCGCGGATCGGGCTCGCATCGCGGCGACGATCGCCGGCGACACGCTGAAGCTGGCGGAACTCCTCTCGGACGACCTCCGCTACGCGCATGCCGACGGCCGGGTGCAGACCAAGGCGCAGTTCATCAGCGCGGTCGCGAGCAACAAGGTGCAGTATCTGTCGTTCACGCCGGAGGACGTCGCGCTGCAGGCGATCGCCCCGGGTGTCGTGGCGATGCAGGGCGGGGCGCGACTGGCCGCCCGCGCCGAGGGTCAGCGGCACGAGTTCACGCTGCGTTTCCTCGCCGTCTGGCGACAGGAGAACGACCGCTGGCGGCTCGTCGCCTATCAATCCGCGCAACTTGCCGCCGCACCTGCGCGCCGACCCTGA
- a CDS encoding ABC transporter ATP-binding protein: MRSGTFQRFLALTRPHRWRIALGIVLILAATALTLPAPWIFKLIIDEALPQRDLSQLGWLLVVFTALFLLRGWLTLVRNRVLQFSAMRIVCDLRIQLFAHLQTLSLRYFDANQTGKVISRITQDTNEVYQLTNGFLITVIADSVTIAGVLGFLFWVEWRLALAVTLVLPLFVLSYLYNRRKMREESRVHRDNWDKVVGFLHERVAAARVVKSFTREAEETSAFASGINADYFNYSNIVMRNTRLSVIADILGSLGALIVLGYGGLLVVQGAMQVGTLVAFNAYIVFIFPPIVRFVDLAAVFQRANTALENMWALLDTQPDIADRPAALALPPIRGEVEFRKVCFDYELELPGQGRPRTLTDVSFHIPAGQVVAIVGPSGSGKSTIINLVARFYDVASGQVLIDGQDVREVTVPSLRRQIGIVLQENVLFSGTLEDNIKYGRTEATRAEIQAAAAAANAHEFISELPDGYATVVGERGVKLSGGQRQRIAIARAILRDPRILIFDEATSALDTASERLIQQAMERLMKGRTAFIIAHRLSTIQNADVILVMEQGRLAEKGTHAELLARGGLYAKLHALQFQEAG, encoded by the coding sequence ATGCGCTCCGGCACGTTTCAACGATTTCTCGCTCTTACTCGTCCGCATCGCTGGCGGATCGCGCTCGGCATCGTGCTGATTCTGGCGGCGACCGCGCTGACACTGCCGGCGCCGTGGATCTTCAAGCTGATCATCGACGAGGCGCTGCCGCAGCGGGACTTGTCGCAGCTCGGCTGGCTGCTGGTCGTGTTCACCGCGCTGTTTCTGCTGCGCGGCTGGCTCACGCTGGTCCGCAACCGCGTGCTGCAGTTCAGCGCGATGCGGATTGTCTGCGACCTGCGGATCCAGTTGTTCGCGCACCTGCAGACGCTGTCGCTGCGGTATTTCGATGCGAACCAGACGGGCAAGGTGATCTCCCGGATCACGCAGGACACCAACGAAGTTTACCAGCTGACGAACGGATTTCTCATCACGGTGATTGCGGACTCGGTGACGATCGCCGGCGTGCTCGGATTCTTGTTCTGGGTGGAGTGGCGGCTGGCGCTGGCGGTGACGCTGGTGCTGCCGCTCTTTGTGCTCAGTTACCTCTACAACCGCCGGAAGATGCGCGAGGAAAGCCGGGTGCACCGCGACAACTGGGACAAAGTCGTGGGCTTTCTGCACGAGCGCGTGGCCGCGGCGCGCGTGGTGAAATCGTTCACGCGCGAGGCGGAGGAGACCAGTGCGTTCGCGAGCGGGATCAACGCGGACTATTTCAATTATTCGAACATCGTCATGCGGAACACGCGGCTGTCGGTGATCGCCGACATCCTCGGTTCGCTGGGTGCGCTGATCGTGCTCGGCTACGGCGGACTGCTGGTGGTGCAGGGCGCGATGCAGGTCGGCACGCTGGTCGCGTTCAACGCCTACATCGTTTTCATCTTCCCGCCGATCGTGCGATTCGTGGATCTCGCGGCGGTGTTTCAGCGCGCGAACACCGCGCTGGAGAACATGTGGGCGCTGCTCGACACGCAGCCGGACATCGCCGATCGCCCGGCGGCTTTGGCGCTGCCGCCGATCCGCGGCGAGGTGGAGTTCCGCAAGGTGTGTTTCGATTACGAACTCGAGCTGCCGGGGCAGGGGCGGCCGCGGACGTTGACCGACGTGAGCTTCCATATTCCGGCGGGCCAGGTCGTCGCGATCGTCGGACCGAGCGGTTCGGGCAAGAGCACGATCATCAATCTCGTCGCGCGGTTTTACGACGTCGCGTCGGGACAGGTGTTGATCGACGGCCAGGACGTGCGCGAGGTGACCGTGCCCTCGCTGCGGCGGCAGATCGGAATCGTGCTGCAGGAGAACGTGCTGTTTTCCGGGACGCTCGAGGACAACATCAAGTATGGCCGAACGGAGGCGACGCGCGCGGAGATCCAGGCGGCAGCTGCCGCGGCCAACGCGCACGAGTTCATCTCCGAGCTGCCGGACGGTTACGCCACGGTAGTCGGCGAACGCGGCGTGAAGCTGTCGGGCGGACAGCGGCAGCGGATCGCGATTGCGCGGGCGATCCTGCGCGATCCGCGGATCCTGATCTTCGACGAGGCGACGAGCGCCCTCGACACGGCGTCGGAGCGACTGATCCAGCAGGCGATGGAGCGGCTGATGAAAGGCCGGACGGCGTTCATCATCGCGCACCGGCTCTCGACGATTCAGAACGCGGACGTGATCCTCGTGATGGAGCAGGGCCGGCTCGCCGAGAAAGGCACGCACGCCGAGTTGCTCGCGCGCGGCGGGCTCTACGCGAAACTGCACGCGCTGCAGTTTCAGGAAGCGGGTTGA